In a genomic window of Chaetodon trifascialis isolate fChaTrf1 chromosome 8, fChaTrf1.hap1, whole genome shotgun sequence:
- the nsun5 gene encoding 28S rRNA (cytosine-C(5))-methyltransferase — translation MALYLKAAEILEKAERKQGALKTLVYDSKFTNIKQLFALVCETQKFSSILEEIIESTRLLKQTKLKMALAKVLVYDLLIGQGLKCGGSWKTMMMKHRPRLQAVLARLKVKQKVSKNEDLLPPSVQQRAGDQLPRYVRVNTLKTTVEDAVDYLKRDGLLYQGQASSLDDLTLKGKVFVRDMHLPEVLVFSPKTDFHDHFLYKAGHFILQDKASCLPAYLLNPPPGSHVIDACAAPGNKSSHLAAIMKNKGRLFAFDLDAKRLATMSTLLLRAGVTCQQLANQDFLKVDPDSLQYKDVEYILLDPSCSGSGMVCLRDDASSTEQEEIQARLASLASFQLRCLNHALRFPRLKRLVYSTCSIHSQENEEVVAACLQQNPGFRLVPVLSQWSERGLEPLNQCLRASTAKTRTHGFFVALLEKDSEAGSKKQEPAVQISDMEETPHSLSTCEKRPAASEEESEASETDNKPTPAAGQADSTPGKKKRKRKRRKKKKTATAATVE, via the exons ATGGCTCTGTATCTGAAAGCCGCCGAGATCTTGGAGAAAGCCGAGAGGAAGCAGGGCGCTTTGAAAACTCTGGTTTATGACAGCAAGTTTACGAACATCAAGCAGCTATTCGCTCTGGTTTGTGAGACCCAGAAGTTTTCGTCCATCCTGGAGGAGATCATCGAGTCCACCAGGCTGCTCAAACAGACCAAACTGAAGATGGCCCTGGCTAAGGTGCTGGTGTACGACCTGCTGATTGGCCAGGGGCTGAAGTGTGGCGGCTCCTGGAAAACCATGATGATGAAGCATCGCCCCAGACTGCAGGCGGTTCTGGCCCGCCTGAAGGTGAAGCAGAAGGTCAGCAAGAATGAAGACCTGCTCCCACCCAGTGTCCAGCAGCGTGCCGGAGACCAGCTGCCCAGGTATGTGCGTGTGAACACTTTGAAGACCACCGTGGAGGATGCTGTGGACTACCTGAAGAGGGATGGTTTACTTTATCAAGGCCAGGCCTCCAGCCTGGATGACTTAACCCTGAAGGGGAAAGTTTTTGTGAGGGACATGCACCTGCCAGAGGTGCTGGTCTTCTCTCCTAAAACTGACTTCCATGACCACTTCCTGTATAAGGCCGGCCACTTCATTCTGCAGGACAAAGCCAGCTGCCTCCCAGCATACCTCCTCAACCCCCCACCTGGCAGCCACGTCATTGATGCCTGCGCTGCCCCTGGCAACAAATCCAGCCACCTGGCAGCCATCATGAAGAACAAAGGCAGGCTCTTTGCCTTTGATTTGGATGCCAAGCGTCTGGCCACGATGTCGACTCTCCTGCTCCGAGCTGGGGTCACCTGTCAGCAGTTGGCCAACCAGGACTTCCTGAAGGTGGACCCTGACAGCTTGCAATATAAAGATGTAGAGTATATCCTGCTGGATCCATCCTGCAGTGGATCAG GTATGGTGTGTCTCCGGGACGATGCCTCTtccactgagcaggaggagatTCAGGCTAGGCTGGCCTCCTTGGCCTCCTTCCAGCTGCGGTGCCTGAACCACGCCCTCAGGTTCCCTCGGCTGAAGCGCCTGGTCTACTCCACCTGCTCCATCCACAGCCAGGAGAATGAGGAAGTCGTAGCGGCCTGTCTGCAGCAGAACCCCGGCTTCAG GTTGGTTCCTGTGCTTTCTCAGTGGTCTGAACGAGGCCTGGAGCCGCTCAATCAGTGTCTGCGTGCCAGCACCGCCAAGACCCGCACACACGGCTTCTTCGTGGCTCTGCTGGAGAAAGACAGTGAGGCTGGGAGTAAGAAACAGGAGCCAGCGGTTCAGATAAG CGACATGGAGGAAACACCACATAGCTTGTCCACCTGTGAGAAGAGACCTGCAGCCTCAGAAGAAGAGTCTGAAGCTTCAGAGACGGACAACAAACCGACACCTGCTGCAGGACAGGCTGACAGCACACCtggcaagaagaagaggaagaggaagaggaggaagaagaagaagacggcgacagcagcaacagtggaGTGA